TATAGGTGAAATCGACTCATTATACAATCAAGCTAGTTAAGTGCTTGTAGGGTACATCCAGTACATCTAACCCCATATGTTTAGCTAATGCTATGGCTTCATCATATTCAGTTTGGCTAAGCTGTACATCATACTCACAAATATGTTCGCATAAGATTTCAAAGGCTAATGGCTCTTCGTTAAAGTTTATATAGTCCAAAGCACCTTCGAGCAAAAAAGGCTCTAATCTGCCTTCAAATGCCTTTCCAAACTCCCTTATTCGATTAGCAAACATTTTTTAAAATTCCTCAACTGACCTGCTCTCCATAAATTAACATATATCAATGTCCGCTTTTCGCACCAACCTGTCATTCGGCCATTACATCGAAGGCTATAACCTATAAAGCCCGCTTTGTAGAGCGGGCTCGTCTTATCAGGCTGCGCTTTTATATTCGGTAGCCTGCAGCAGCGTTTTACTCCCTTTCAGGGTAAAGAGGGAGGCGATAGTAAAGCTCAGCGTAATGCTGCCAAGAATGAGATAAGCCTGGTGGAAGCCGACGGTGTCATACATCCTTCCGACCCATGCGGAGAGTACAACGCCTGAAAGCTGTTTCGATAAGTTAAAACCAATCAGGAACAGCGTTGCCGATAGTTTCGGGTTAAAGGCAGATGATATGTATTTGAAGGTGCCCACCAGCAAGAACGGGAGTTCAAACATATGCAGCATTTTTAAGATCACCACTTCGATAGCTGAAGAGGCAAAAGAAGAACCCAGAATACGCGCTGACATAATAATGCCGGCAGTGATCAGAGCGTTTTTCGCGCCAATCCGGTTCACGATGGCAGGGGCAAAGAACATAATCAACGCGTTAAGTAATTCCCCTCCGGTGGTGACGAAGCCGAATACTTCTGTTCCGCGTTGCGGACTGGAGAAAAAGCCTTTAAAGAAGTTGGCAAACTGTTGATCAAATACGTCATATACGCTGGCGACGCCAACTACGTAGACAATAAATCCCCAGAAGCGTGGCATACGTAATAGTTCCGCGGCGGTGCGCATCGAGAAGGCCTTACGGTTGGCTCCCAGCGCGTAGATTACCAGTTCACTGTTGCTCCCTTCCGGACGCGACATCCACAGCAGCACTCCCAGCACCAGCGCAAAACCTGAGGCAATCCAGAAGGTGATATTGGGATCGATGCCAAACAAAATACCGGTGATGGATGCGCACAGTGCCCAGCCAATACAGCCGGAAACGCGCACTTTTCCGTATTCAAAACGGTTCGCACGGCTGACGCGTTCAATATAGGCCTCTACCGCCCCGGAACCGCTGGAGAAGACCACCCCCAGATAAATACCGCCCGCTAGCGCACCGGCGAAAATATTCAGCTGCAATAACGGCGACAGCACAAAAATAAAGAACGGCGCAAACATGATCAGCAAGATCGTAATGGTCCACAGCAGGTGTTTGCGTAACCCCAGCTTGTCAGATATCAGGCCAAATATCGGCTGAAATATTATCGCGAACAGCGAGATTGAGGAGAAAACGATCCCCGTTTCTGTTTTGGTTAGATGATTAACTTCCGCCAGCCAGACCGGGAAAAAGGGAAAGTAGGCCGACATAATGAAGTAGTAGAAGAAAAAGAACAGCATAAAGTAGATGAAGTTATGCCGTTCTCTTGGCGCGAGTTCAGAGAGTTTCATTGTCTATATTCCATCCTGTGTACGCGTCATTATTAAAGCCGCTTTTTTGGTGGTTTCGCACTTTCACCCCGGTCAGAGCATTATCGCCATCGAAGATAATCTTCTCCTGGCCATCAGCCCGACGGTTTTCCTCGACGCTGAACGTCAGTGAATCGCAGCCTGTCGGGTTTTGCCACTCCTCTCGCGCCAGCACGTCATGAAACAGGTGGCCCGGAGACGTCCGGGGATCGTGATGTTGCATAGGTATATTCGCCTGATAAATGAGAATGTCGTTCGCTAGACAAGATGGGTGAGTTATCAGATATTTTGTTTAAAGCCACAATACTGGCGAAAGTGAAACTCATACACGATCACGAAATCCCACGGAAATGGTGTTATTTTGTCGTCTTTAAGACATAAAATGTTAGCGAACGACATTGTTACGAACGTGTACAGGAGTGGTTTATGCAGCGCCGTACGGCAACGTTAGAAGATGTAGCTCGCAAGGCCGGGGTGTCGCAGCAGACGGTTTCGCGTGTACTGAATAAACCCGGGGTTGTGTCTGAACGCACCCGCGACAAGGTTATCAGCGCGATGCAGGCGTTACTCTATGTTCCTAACCGTTCGGCGCAATTGCTGGCGGGGAAGTCTGCGCCGTCGATTGGTTTGATTACCGCGTCGTTGACCCTGCATGCGCCCTCACAAATCGCCGCGGCAATAAAAAGTCACGCCAGCGCACGCCAGCTTGAGGTCGCTATTGCAATGCCCGCGATCGTGGATTACGCCTCACTTCAGGCACGGCTAAATGAGTTTCGCGCGCAGAATATCCGTGGTGCAATTATTAATCTGCCGCTGGAAGGCAGTGTTGCCGAAAAGCTGGTGAGTGAGAATCCGGATATTTGCTGTCTGTTTTTGGATATTTCGCCGGAGACCGATGTCTGCTGCGTGCGTTTTGACCATCTTGATGGTTGTAGCGCTTGCATTCGTCATCTCTGGGAGCTGGGGCACCGGGATTTCGGTCTGCTTGCCGGCCCTGAAAGTTCGGTTTCAGCACGCATGCGCTTGAGCAGCTGGCGTGAGACGTTGCATCGACTTGGGGTAAGTAATGCTGTGACGGTTTTTGGCGACTGGAGCGCGGCCAGCGGCTGGCACAATGCCTTCAAACTGTTACATCAGTACCCGAAGATAAGTGCGATCGTTGTGGCAAACGATCAGATGGCACTCGGCGTGTTGAGCGCCCTGGCGCAGCTCAATCGCAACGGTAGCCAGGCAGTCTCCGTCACGGGTTATGACGATACGGCAGATAGCCTTTACTTCCAGCCGCCGCTGACGACCGTGGCACAGGATTTCGATAAACTCGGTAAGCGGGCCGTGGAGATGCTTATCCAACTCGTAGCCGACCCGCAAATCAGGATCCGTGAGCTGCTGCCTACACGACTGGTTATTCGTCAGTCAACCTGGCCCATAGCCAGTCACCCCGGGGATGACAACGCGCAGCTAATTACGCAATTAAAAACACTGGTGAAAAAGCTGTAAGATCTACAGATTCTGCCCGTGGAGCGCCCCATCTTATTAATCAACGTTCACTCCTGACACAGAGCGGACATTAAGTTCTTTTAACTGCGTTTAAGGCCTTGAGCACAGCCAAACACCTACGACTGGTTTCACCTGCCACAACGGCTATCACTCTGTCGACGTCAATGCGTCCTGTCGGGCAAGCGCAATCCTCTCAATCTCGCTCATGTGCGCGCTTCCCCATGCGCACAGTGGGGCAAGGCTATTAGCAAGGCTGACGCCGAATTCGGTAAGCGAGTATTCGACTTTGGGCGGAATAGTCTGGTAGTCGATGCGCTGCACCACGCCATCGGCCTGCAACTCCTTCAGCTGCTGAATAAGCATTTTGTCACTGACGCCAGCAACCGCGCGTTTCAGCTCACCATAGCGGCGGGTGTCATGCGCCAGGTGGTACAGGATTAAAGGCTTCCACTTACCGCCAATCACAGCCAGCGCTGCGTCCAGACCACATGTAAATGAGGGTGTCATCGGGTTTCCTTGGGTACTTACCAAAAGGTGCATACTATACCAAAAGTAATTTCCCGTCTAAAGTGCAGCTGTCGACAAATCACTTAAGGAGAAGCTTATGTCCAGACTCACAGGCAAGACCGCATTGATTACAGGTGGAAGCACGGGGATCGGCCTTGCAAGCGCCATACGCTTCGCAGCAGAAGGCGCCCGCGTTTATATCGCAGGACGTCGCCAGGCCGAGATCGATAAGGCAATAGCTAAAATTGGTCATGGCGCGACGGGAATCCGTTGTGATGTCTCCAGCCTGGCGGATCTCGACCATCTCTACGCGCAGATCAAGAGCGAAGCAGGTCAGCTCGATATCCTGTTCGCAAACGCTGGCTTAGGAACGTTCGCTCCGCTGGGCGAGATCAGCGAAGCGGACTTTGACCACATGTTCGGCGTCAACGTGAAGGGGACGCTGTTTACGGTTCAGAAGGCGCTTCCGCTCATGCGCGCTGGCGGCTCGATCATCCTGACCGGGTCAACCACAGGTTCAATGGGAACGCCCGCTTTCAGCATCTACAGCGCGACGAAGGCGGCAATCAGAAACTTCGCCAGAAGCTGGGCCCTCGATATGAAGGGAACCGGTATTCGCATCAATGTGCTCTCACCCGGCGGTACAGAAACCCCAGGGTTGCACGACCTGTTCGGGGCCAGTGGACAGTCGGAAGCGTTGCTCGCGGGCCTTGCCGCACAAACGCCGCTTGGCCGCATCGGCCGCCCGGAAGAGACGGCCGCCGTTGCCTTGTTCCTGGCAAGCGATGAGAGCAGCTTCATGACGGGCAGCGAAGTCTTCGTCGATGGCGGTATGGCTCAGGTGTGAACAATTCAGGCGCTCCGATAAGGGCCGGGGTGCCTGTAAGCATAAATAGCTGGTATGGGTTTACGGCAGAGAGGTGAAAGTGAGCCCGACGTTGAACCAAAAAATGTGAACGTTTAGATCCGCATTTTTCTTAAAGGATTTTCTCATTGGGATCTGGATCGTTGAAAGCCAGGCGGGTAAGTGCTTGAATAATGGCGGAGAGAGGGGGATTTGAACCCCCGGTAGAGTTGCCCCTACTCCGGTTTTCGAGACCGGTCCGTTCAGCCGCTCCGGCATCTCTCCGTTCAGATAGTTGCCATCATGCCAGGAAATTTGGCATTTTAACAGACCCAGTCCCGTTGATTTGGTTCAAGTGGCGAGTTTGCGAGCAAAACGATGATTAAGTGGCCCTGGAAAATCCGGGAGACTGCCGATGAAGCAGATCTTCCCTGGCAAGATGCGTTAAAAGTCCCCGTGTTGGCGAATTTATCGCCCGACGAGCAAAGCAAACTGGTTCAGTTGGCCGACCGTTTTTTGCAGCAAAAGCGCCTGGTGGCGCTGCAGGGATTCGATTTGGACGCGCTGAAAAGCGCGCGCATCAGCCTGCTGTTTTGCCTGCCGGTGCTGGAGCTGGGCCTCGAATGGCTGGATGGCTTTCACGAAGTGCTGATCTACCCTGCCCCTTTTATCGTCGATGATGAGTGGGAGGACGATTTTGGCCTTGTGCATAATCAGCGCATGGTCCACTCCGGGCAGAGCTGGCAGCAGGGTCCTATCGTGCTTAACTGGCTCGACATTCAGGACTCCTTCGATGCCTCCGGTTACAACCTAATTATTCATGAAGTGGCGCACAAGCTTGATATGCGCAACGGCGATCGCGCCAGCGGCATTCCGCTGATCCCGCTGCGCGATGTGGCGGGCTGGGAGCACGATCTGCGTGCCGCCATGGAGAATATTCAGGATGAGATCGATCTCGTCGGCGAAAGCGCCGCCAGCATTGATGCCTATGCCGCTACCGATCCCGCCGAGTGTTTCGCGGTGCTGTCAGAGTATTTCTTTAGCGCGCCAGAGCTGTTTGCCCCGCGTTTCCCTGCCCTGTGGCAGCGCTTCTGCCACTTCTATCAGCAGGATCCCTTAAGCCGCCTGCGCGGTCAGCCAGGAAGCTATGGCGAAGAGACGAATCCGGTGCACTAATTACAGGCCTGGATGTTAATTAGCCAATTGAATCAGCACGTTAAATTTAGTGTTGACACTAAAGTACGGGGTCAGTAGTATTCGCCCCGTTCACACGATTCCTCTGTAGTTCAGTCGGTAGAACGGCGGACTGTTAATCCGTATGTCACTGGTTCGAGTCCAGTCAGAGGAGCCAAATTTAAGAAGCCCGCTTTTTAGCGGGCTTTTTGCTTTTTATTCTTTACCCTCCCCCAGCAAACACGACTTATTAAGCCGCTCTGCTTCTAACGTTATAAATTTGTAACAAAAGTTTTTTAGACTGCTCTCCATTGCGACGCAAGCCTATGGAAATCACAGGAAAACGATATGAGCAGACCCCTTAAATCGGTGTTCAAGCAAGAGCACAGCGATGAGATCAGTAACCCAAGCCACAACGCCGCGTTTTCAGAGGTGGTCAGCGCGTTTATGTCACGCCGCCGCTTTCTGCAAATGGGGATGGTCGCCGGCGCTGCGGCCTCATTCCCCTCTTTACTGATGCCAGAAAACGCCTTCGCGGCGATGCCGAAACCGTCCGCCTTAGCGAAAGCGATGTCGCTCGGCTTCACCAGCATTCCCGTCTCGACCGCCGATAACGTCACGGTGCCGGAAGGCTATATCGCCCGTCCCTTCTATCGCTGGGGCGACGCCGTGGGATTAAAAGGCAATCTGCCGGAGTTTAAATTCGACGCCAGCAATACCACCGATGAGCAGGCGGCGCAGGCCGGTATGCACCATGACGGTATGGCGTGGTTTAGCCTGCCGCAGGGCGAAGAGAACCCGGCGCACGGTCTGCTGGCGCTCAACCATGAGTACATTGATAACGGCATGCTGTTTAAAGACGGGACCGCTAACTGGGATCTCGACAAGGCGCGTAAAGGGCAAAACGCGATGGGCGTGTCGGTTATCGAGGTGAACAAAGGGGACGCCGGCTGGCAGGTGGTTCGCCCCTCCAGCTTTGCCCGCCGCATTACCGTTAATACGCCGATGCAGCTGAGCGGCCCGGCGCGTCACCAGCCGCTGATGAAAACCGCGGCCGATCCGCAGGGTGAAAAGGTGCTGGGCACCATGCAAAACTGCGCCAATGGTCGAACGCCCTGGGGCACCTATCTCACCTGCGAAGAGAACTGGTCAGATATTTTTGTCAAAAAAGCACCGCTCAACGCGCTGGAGAAGCGCTACGGCATCAGCGACAGCGATGAGTCCTACCGCTGGAACGAAGTGGATGAGCGCTTTAGCGTCGACAAAACCCCCAACGAGCCAAACCGCTTTGGCTGGGTGGTGGAGATTGACCCTTACGATCCGACCTCGACGCCGCGCAAACATACCGCTTTAGGCCGCTTCAAGCATGAAGGCGCTGCGGTGACGCTGGCGGCGGATAACCGCGTGGTGGTCTATATGGGCGACGACCAGAAGTTTGAATACATCTATAAATTCATCTCTGAGAACAAATATGACCCGAGCGATCGCAAGGCGAATATGAATCTTCTGGAATCGGGCACGCTCTACGTCGCCAAATTTAATGAAGATGGCTCCGGCGACTGGCTGCCGCTGATCTTCGGCGAAAACGGGCTTGATCAAAGCAACGGCTTCGACAACCAGGGCGATTTGCTGATCAAAACCCGTCTTGCTGCCGATAAGGTCGGCGCAACCAAAATGGATCGCCCGGAGTGGATCGCGGTCGATACCCACGCGAAAGGCAGCGTCTACTGCACGCTGACCAACAACTCCGATCGCGGTAAAGAGGGCAAAGCGCCGGTGGATGCGGCCAACCCGCGCGCCAATAACCAGTTCGGCCATATCATGCACTGGCGCGAAGAGAACGCCGATCCGGCGTCAGCCAAATTTAAGTGGGATATCCTGGTGCTCGCCGGGCGCACGGACAGTGACGACCCGAAAGTGAAAGGCTCAATGCAGGGTGCAGAGTTTGGCAGCCCGGACGGCCTCTCCTTCGATCATCGTGGCGTACTCTGGATCCAGACCGATGTCTCCTCCAGCACCATCAATAAAAAAGCCTATGAAGGGATGGGCAATAACCAGATGGTAGCAACCATTCCGGGGAGCAATGATTATCGTCGCTTCCTGACCGGGCCGCGCGGGTGTGAAATTACCGGTATTGCCTTTACACCGGACAACCGCACGCTGTTTATCAATATCCAGCATCCCGGTGAAGGCGGTGATGACATCACCGATCCCAATAATCCGCACGCTATCTCCAACTGGCCGGATTTCAAAGCCGATGGACGACCGCGCTCCTCCACGGTGGTGATCACCAAATCCGACGGCGGCATTATCGGTACCTGATACCGTTAAAGAAAAAGCCCGCATTGTGCGGGCTTTTTGCATTTCTGTGCAGTGAAAAGCACGGATAATGCCGCGTTATTCGTTGCCCCACTCATTGAGGAAGTTAGCGATCTCATCAATGCGGCTCTCTTTGAGGCCGGCTTCGCGGGCCATCTCTTGCTGCGCCTCTTCGCTGATCTCTTCATTGTTGGACAAGCGGGTCAGCAGCAACTGGAAGTAGTGCGCCACCGCGTCACGCTCGGACTCGCTCACCGGCGTCGCGGACTCCGTCGAATACTCATCGGCGATGTCATAAAACTTCAGCGGAATATCGTGGTTCATAAGGGATCCTTAAAAGCAGCAGATAACGTCAAACTTTAAGCAGTTTCACCGTCGCGTCGATATCGATCTCATCTTCCGTAAAGATAAGCGTTGAGCCCTGGAAGGTGGTGATCGCCAGCTTTTTCAGCGTGCGCATCTCCCCTGGCTTGATATCAGATTTTGGCCGGATGCTGCTCATCAGCACCCCGACTGAGAGCACCGGGCTCTCTTTATCGATACGGGTATCAGCAGGCACTTCTTCGTTGAAGACAACATAAGATTTGATCGAGGTGAGCTTCAGGCGCTCGCCGGCGATAAAAATATACTTGCTGTCCGGCACCACTTTTACCGCATAGGCCGACAGGCCTTTATTGTTGGTGGTGGGTTCAAACGTCACCGCCGCATCTTTTTTAATCAGCTCTGGGTTGGCGACCTTAATCACATGGAAATAGCGGTTCTCACCGTTCTCATCTTTGATAAATCCAAAACCTTTCTCTTTAAACCAGGTTGTGATTTTTCCGTTCATCGCCTTACCGCCTGTTGACTCGTTGTTCTGTGCTATTTTTGCCGCGCGCAGTGTAAAGCACATTGCCCGCGCAGACCACGCTTTTGGCCCGATATTCTTCTGCGCCCCTTACCACATCAGATCGTCAGGCACTTTGAAGTCGGCATACGGATCGTCTTCATCCTGCGCTTCCTGGCTCAGTGCGCTGTTGAGCACAATGCTGTCGGCATCGCGCTGGGCGATTTTATCAGCCACGCTTGCGGGAATAATTGCGTACTCCGGCTCGCTGCGGTTTTCCGTCATCAGACGGGCAATTGCCAGCCGGCCGCTAATCAGCTGCGCCTGCGTTACCTTATCGACGACGATTTTCTTGATCAGGTTGTTATCGGTGAAGTTAAAGTTGATATCGCCTCTGCTGATGGTGATGCGGTTCATCTCAATCAGCTGCTTCACCTGCGCTTTGTACTCTTTGGCGAGCGTCGCCTGCTTCTGCTGCTCGTTAAGCTGCTTATCGCGCTCAAGCTGCGCCTTTTTGTTCTCTTCTACCGCTTCTCTCGCCTCGCGCGCCTGCACGCGGGACTTCTTCGCCGTGCGCTGCACTTTGGCCATCTTTTTGCTGTTGACCAGCCCTGCCTGCAGGAGCTGCTCTTGTAAGGTAAGTTTTGCCATTTTCGCTTCTGAATCCGTTAACAAATTTCCCGGATTATAGCGGGAATTGTTAAGGATATACCAGGCGCAGGATCAGACCGCTTAACGCTGTCAGGTACGACATCTGTGTAAAAGGGTTTTCTCACGCGGGCTGTCGCTGTAGTCTCAAGGGCGGCCTTAATTTTGCCGCATACAATGTGAGTAATCCTTTCCCTGGTTTTAATAATAAAAAATTGCAAGATGTAAGGAACAGACAGGACAGCTATGGACTCCACACTCATTCCCCCCCGACCCGATGAGCAGACCCCGTCCTCCCACCGCGCACGCCGCGCTGCATGGGGCAGCTTTGCGGGCGCCGTGGTCGACTGGTTCGATTTTTTACTCTACGGCATCACCGCCGCGCTGGTGTTTAACAGCGAATTTTTCCCGCAGATCGACCCGGCAATGGGCACGCTTGCCGCGTTTGCCACCTTTGGCGTCGGCTTTCTGTTTCGCCCGCTAGGCGGCATCGTCTTTGGCCATTTCGGCGACCGCTTAGGACGTAAGCGGATGTTGATGATGACCGTCTGGATGATGGGCATTGCCACCGCCTGCATTGGCATTCTCCCCTCTTTCGCCACCATTGGCTGGTGGGCACCGGTATTGCTGGTAACTCTGCGCGCCATTCAGGGCTTCGCCGTTGGCGGCGAATGGGGTGGCGCGGCGCTGCTGGCAGTGGAGAGCGCCCCGGCTGGTAAAAAAGCCTTTTACAGTAGCGGCATTCAGGTGGGCTATGGCGTCGGCTTGCTGCTCTCTACCGGGCTGGTTTCGCTGATCAGCACGCTGACCACTGATGAGCAGTTCCTGAGCTGGGGCTGGCGTCTGCCGTTCCTGTTCAGCATTGTGCTGGTGCTTGGCGCGCTGTGGGTACGTAATGGCATGGAAGAGTCCGTCGAGTTCGAACGCGCGCAGGCAGACAAGCCCACTGAGGCGAAAACCCGCCCGCCAGTGTTTGAAGCGCTGGTTCGCCATCCGGGCGCGTTTCTTAAGATTATCGCCCTGCGGCTGTGCGAACTGCTGACCATGTATATCGTCACCGCCTTTGCGCTTAACTACTCCACGCAAAACCTGGGCATGCCGCGCGAGCTATTTCTCAATATCGGGCTGCTGGTGGGCGGCGTCAGCTGCTTTACTATCCCGCTCTTCGCCTGGATGGCAGATCGCTTCGGGCGTCGGCGTATCTATATTACCGGCGCGCTGCTCGGCGCCATGAGCGCATTCCCTTTCTTTATGGCGCTGGAAGCACGCTCTATTCTTGGCGTAGTTATCTTCTCCATTTTGCTGGCGAATATCGCCCACGATATGGTGGTCTGCGTTCAGCAACCGATGTTTACTGAGATGTTTGGCGCAGGTTACCGCTACAGCGGCGCGGGCGTTGGGTATCAGGTCGCAAGCGTGGTCGGCGGTGGCTTTACGCCGTTTATCGCTGCCGCACTGTTAACCTTCTCCGGCGGCGAGTGGCACAGCGTGGCGATCTACCTGATGGCGGGTTGTTTACTCTCGGCTGTGACAGCGATATTTATTAGGCCGCAGGTGCACTAAGTCGATAAAAAAGCCTGCATCTGCGCAGGCTTTTTTTTGCATTAAATCTGATAATCAATCGCCGCTTCATCCGGCTCCATCACCTGGCGTTTGATCTCATCGACCGACAACCCGGCATTACAGAGTTCGATAAAACGCCAGACATAGTTGCGCTGCAACTGACCGCGCTTTAACCCCAGCCAGACCGTATTGGCATCGAACAGGTGCCGGGTATCGAGGCGCACCAGTTTCCCCGTTTCATGCTCACCGCTGGACTGCTCCGCCACCAGCCCGACGCCGAGACCCAGCTCGACATAGGTTTTGATCACATCGGAGTCCTGCGCGCTCAGCACCACGTCGGGAATTAACCCTTTGCGGGCAAACGCTTCATCAATGCGCGAGCGCCCGGTGATGCCCTGACGATAGGTGATAAGCGGCCAGCGGCAGATCTCTTCCAGCGTCAGCGGTGAGGCCTGCGCCAGCGGATGATCCTGCGGCACCAGCAGACTGTGATGCCAGCGGAACCAGGGAAACGCCACCAGCGCGCTGTCGTTGCTTAAGCGTTCGCTGGCGATACCGATATCCGCGCCGCCATTATGCAGCAGGGTTTCGATCTCCTGCGGCGTCCCCTGGATAAGCTCAAGACGAACCTCAGGAAAGAGCGCGCGGAAGGATTTGATTACCGACGGCAGGCTGTAGCGCGCCTGCGTATGGGTAGTCGCGATGGTCAGAACGCCGGAGGTGTCATTGGTGAAGAGGTCGGCGAGCCTGCGGACGTTGCTCGCCTCGTTAAGAATGCGCTCGGCAATCACCAGCAGCGCTTTGCCCGGCTCGGTCATGCCCAGTAACCGCTTGCCGCGGCGAATGAAGATCTCAATCCCCAGCTCCTCTTCAAGCTCGCGGATATGTCGACTCACGCCGGACTGCGACGTATACAGCATGTTGGCGACTTCCGTCAGGTTGTAATCCCGCCGCGCCGCCTCACGGATAATTTTAAGTTGCTGGAAGTTCACCCTTCGCTCCTGGCCCATCAATCATGACGTTATTGTTAAAGTCTGCGGCCAGGCAGAACAAATAATAAAAACCAGCAACTTATACCTTTAAGGAATAAAGACTAGCTTGCCAGCTGCAGCTCGCGGTTCTCCATCGTCGGACGGCTGACCAGCGACAGCAGAATGTCTTTCACCGCCTGCGCCTGTGGCGACATGCTGCCGCGTGCCGAGACATTCAGTGACAATGGCAGGCTCATTGATGGCGTGGTGATGCGCGCCATCCAGCCGTTCGTGGCGCTACAGAGCGAGCGCGCGGCGGATTCCGGCAGCACCGTCACCCCCATTCCGCTGGCGATCGCCGCCGTCAGGGTGGCAATCGACTCGATCTCGCCAATGATTTTTGCCGTCAGGCGGCGCAGGGAGAAAGCTTCATCCACCCGTAAACGCACGGCGCTGTAATCGCGCGGCAGGAAGAGATTGAGCTCAGCAACCGCCGCCAGATCGACGCTCTGCCCCGGGCAATCCCGCGTGCCGACGAGATAGAGATCCTCTTTCAGCAGCGGCAGGCTATTAATCCCGGCACCCGGCGCGCGCTCGTAGAGCACTGCCATATCGAGCTGGCCGTTTAACAATTTGTCGTTAAGCACCGTGCCGCTGTTTTCATGCAGATAAACGGTCACTTCCGGCAACTCAGCGCGCACCGCTTGCAGCAGCGGCATCGTTACGGAGGAGGCAGCCGTACCGGGCGCGAGGCCAATCGATACCTGGCCGCGCAGCGTCTGGCCGACGTTATGCACCGCCAGCTGCGCTTGTTCACACTGGCGTAGAATGGTGCGCGCATGGGTATAGAGGATCTTGCCCGCTTCCGTCGGCGTGACGCCGCGCTTGGTGCGGATCAGCAACTGTTGATCCATCTCGCCTTCCAGCGTTGCGACCTGCTGGCTCAGCGCAGGCTGCGCAATATGTAACACTTCAGCGGCCTGCGTCAGGCTGCCAATATCGACGATTTTTACGAAGTACTTCAGGCGTCTTAAGTTCATTTTGCCTCCTGTAAGGATTACCCATGCCAACGCTAAGAGTGATGATGTTGGGAGAGTTGCAATATGCTTGCCACATTTCCTGAGATGAATAAAAGGAGAGTTAAGCGGCTGGATAATAAGCCTTTCTAATCGCTACGGGATAAATAGAGCATGAAACAGCGGTTTGCTTATGCCCCATAAGGGGTAATTTGCACCACCGCGGTGCAAAACGGCGTATAAAGCAGCGCAAATGGGCGCGGGATGAACAGATTGCCCAATTTGTCAGCAAACGGTCATCTCATTGCAATCCACCCTTTGACAAGCCCGATGGTCATCGATAATATGCGCCCCGTTCACACGATTCCTCTGTAGTTCAGTCGGTAGAACGGCGGACTGTTAATCCGTATGTCACTGGTTCGAGTCCAGTCAGAGGAGCCAGATTTAGAAAAGCCCGCTTTTAAGCGGGCTTTTTGCTTTTCTGCATCAGCCGCC
This Kosakonia cowanii JCM 10956 = DSM 18146 DNA region includes the following protein-coding sequences:
- the shiA gene encoding shikimate transporter, with amino-acid sequence MDSTLIPPRPDEQTPSSHRARRAAWGSFAGAVVDWFDFLLYGITAALVFNSEFFPQIDPAMGTLAAFATFGVGFLFRPLGGIVFGHFGDRLGRKRMLMMTVWMMGIATACIGILPSFATIGWWAPVLLVTLRAIQGFAVGGEWGGAALLAVESAPAGKKAFYSSGIQVGYGVGLLLSTGLVSLISTLTTDEQFLSWGWRLPFLFSIVLVLGALWVRNGMEESVEFERAQADKPTEAKTRPPVFEALVRHPGAFLKIIALRLCELLTMYIVTAFALNYSTQNLGMPRELFLNIGLLVGGVSCFTIPLFAWMADRFGRRRIYITGALLGAMSAFPFFMALEARSILGVVIFSILLANIAHDMVVCVQQPMFTEMFGAGYRYSGAGVGYQVASVVGGGFTPFIAAALLTFSGGEWHSVAIYLMAGCLLSAVTAIFIRPQVH
- the cbl gene encoding HTH-type transcriptional regulator Cbl produces the protein MNFQQLKIIREAARRDYNLTEVANMLYTSQSGVSRHIRELEEELGIEIFIRRGKRLLGMTEPGKALLVIAERILNEASNVRRLADLFTNDTSGVLTIATTHTQARYSLPSVIKSFRALFPEVRLELIQGTPQEIETLLHNGGADIGIASERLSNDSALVAFPWFRWHHSLLVPQDHPLAQASPLTLEEICRWPLITYRQGITGRSRIDEAFARKGLIPDVVLSAQDSDVIKTYVELGLGVGLVAEQSSGEHETGKLVRLDTRHLFDANTVWLGLKRGQLQRNYVWRFIELCNAGLSVDEIKRQVMEPDEAAIDYQI
- a CDS encoding cold-shock protein translates to MNGKITTWFKEKGFGFIKDENGENRYFHVIKVANPELIKKDAAVTFEPTTNNKGLSAYAVKVVPDSKYIFIAGERLKLTSIKSYVVFNEEVPADTRIDKESPVLSVGVLMSSIRPKSDIKPGEMRTLKKLAITTFQGSTLIFTEDEIDIDATVKLLKV
- the nac gene encoding nitrogen assimilation transcriptional regulator NAC, whose protein sequence is MNLRRLKYFVKIVDIGSLTQAAEVLHIAQPALSQQVATLEGEMDQQLLIRTKRGVTPTEAGKILYTHARTILRQCEQAQLAVHNVGQTLRGQVSIGLAPGTAASSVTMPLLQAVRAELPEVTVYLHENSGTVLNDKLLNGQLDMAVLYERAPGAGINSLPLLKEDLYLVGTRDCPGQSVDLAAVAELNLFLPRDYSAVRLRVDEAFSLRRLTAKIIGEIESIATLTAAIASGMGVTVLPESAARSLCSATNGWMARITTPSMSLPLSLNVSARGSMSPQAQAVKDILLSLVSRPTMENRELQLAS
- a CDS encoding PhoX family protein — its product is MSRPLKSVFKQEHSDEISNPSHNAAFSEVVSAFMSRRRFLQMGMVAGAAASFPSLLMPENAFAAMPKPSALAKAMSLGFTSIPVSTADNVTVPEGYIARPFYRWGDAVGLKGNLPEFKFDASNTTDEQAAQAGMHHDGMAWFSLPQGEENPAHGLLALNHEYIDNGMLFKDGTANWDLDKARKGQNAMGVSVIEVNKGDAGWQVVRPSSFARRITVNTPMQLSGPARHQPLMKTAADPQGEKVLGTMQNCANGRTPWGTYLTCEENWSDIFVKKAPLNALEKRYGISDSDESYRWNEVDERFSVDKTPNEPNRFGWVVEIDPYDPTSTPRKHTALGRFKHEGAAVTLAADNRVVVYMGDDQKFEYIYKFISENKYDPSDRKANMNLLESGTLYVAKFNEDGSGDWLPLIFGENGLDQSNGFDNQGDLLIKTRLAADKVGATKMDRPEWIAVDTHAKGSVYCTLTNNSDRGKEGKAPVDAANPRANNQFGHIMHWREENADPASAKFKWDILVLAGRTDSDDPKVKGSMQGAEFGSPDGLSFDHRGVLWIQTDVSSSTINKKAYEGMGNNQMVATIPGSNDYRRFLTGPRGCEITGIAFTPDNRTLFINIQHPGEGGDDITDPNNPHAISNWPDFKADGRPRSSTVVITKSDGGIIGT
- a CDS encoding DUF2543 family protein, with product MNHDIPLKFYDIADEYSTESATPVSESERDAVAHYFQLLLTRLSNNEEISEEAQQEMAREAGLKESRIDEIANFLNEWGNE
- a CDS encoding DUF2058 domain-containing protein; its protein translation is MAKLTLQEQLLQAGLVNSKKMAKVQRTAKKSRVQAREAREAVEENKKAQLERDKQLNEQQKQATLAKEYKAQVKQLIEMNRITISRGDINFNFTDNNLIKKIVVDKVTQAQLISGRLAIARLMTENRSEPEYAIIPASVADKIAQRDADSIVLNSALSQEAQDEDDPYADFKVPDDLMW